acataaagtaaaaatatgtttgatgtcctctgtgcccatatgaataacccctatgatgtaactggaatgatgagatagatgttcttcttctttgtttttatgttttattatctCAATGCCACACTGTGTTTAACTGTGTTCAATGTTGtctagccatcttgtctcaagaggaccacaatggaaataagtcccagactttattgtgtgtcaTCCTCCATGGTTTTACTCAAgtgcatgtatggctttttaagttttatgtgtgcttgtttttttaaatggtcgaattaataaaataaaataaactgaacAGAAGCCAAATTGAGCTCTGTACCACATCACTGTGCACCTCCCAATGTAATGATGCGGAGGGGTCCGTATAGCTCCGTATAGCTTCATATAGCTCTGCATTAACATGAATGGTTGACAGTAGGtgggggcgggaggtcctgtTTGAACACAagctcacttccttgacaacttccctCACAACAGCCCCCACGAAGTGCAATAAGTATGAaagccctgacttctgcagaggctgtATCACCGTAAATACTGGACGGCCAATGCAGACAACAGATTGACCAAGCAGCGCCTTTAATGCTCCTCAGCTACACatggacaggggagagggggtcAACGTAACCTTCTGCTACCCAGGAACACTGGgtttttgttctactttacttTTTTATACAAACAAATGATagtactactgatattgattactgcattgttgggaacgaGCAAACAAGAAAGGCATtccactgtacttgtgcacgtgacaataaAAACTAGAAACCTGACAGAGGTGAAAGCAACTGGACACAATGGTGCTGTTGGATCTGATCAAGTTAAACAGTCCAATATTTCATCCGGAGCAGAGGTTGATCTAATGTTGAACTGGACCTTCACTGAACTCGTGGGGCTCGATAACAGAAGCAGGACGTTACGACAGCATTACATAGCAGTTGAGTATATTTATATCACGGAAATGTTCATTCAAAATATTCTACTGTACAAACGTGTTTGTGTTTTGTCACTTTTAACGAGCGTTATATTTTACAGCAGAATTGTAGAGAAACAAATAACAAAGCACAGTTGATCAAATAAGTGATTAAACAGATTTTATAGTCTATCTGACAGTTTATCACTTTTGTCCAAAGTCTCATTTCTGAATATACTGATAAACTGCCACCATCTCCTGGCCTGACTCCTGCAGTCCTCCCAGTTTACGGCTGGGTGGCGCTAGAGACCCAGGCTGCCAGCAGTGTGGTCCACAGTGTTGCCCTGACGGTGGCAGCATAGCTGTAGAAGGCCTTGTCGTGTGTGTAGGTGATGATGTGTTGTGCTCCGGCGTAGGCCTCCTCACAGGTGGGCTGGATCTGGTCCTCTGGGAGCTCAAAGCCGTGTTCGCCCTTGTCCCTGAGCTCAAAGGTGAAAGACAACGGGATGCCGATCAGCCTGGCGAAGTCACGAGACGATCCCGAGTTGGCATCTGGAGACAGAGTATAGGCCAGTGGTTGTAATAATAGAGAAACACAAGAAAGGATTTGTTGAATTGTAAACAGGATATTCATGTAACTATAGCCACTTAGAAGTCACAGTATCCTCTTAGCCTCACTACTTACACAACACATCAGGTGAGGTGCCTACAGTGTAGTCCATCCCATGGACTGCCTTTATAGCCTTGGCTGCTCCCAGACCCACCTCCATCtggtaacacagagacatacGTTATTAGGGTCAAAGAAATTGCACCCTTGTGCGTCTCCAAAAGCAGAATTGAAAAACGCTGGTCTACTTGTGTGTGGAACAGGCGTACCAGCTCATCGTAGttgggtgctgagatgttgggaTGTCCGTAGGGCACCAGGATTAGCTGGCCATAGGAGTGGATGGTGAGGAAAGCCAGAATGTCTTCCCTCATTTTCCCCAACATGTCTGTGACGGCCCAGGCCTCAGACTCAGAGAGAGCCTTGGTACCGCAGTAGGTCTCAAAGCAGCAGTCTGTCGAGACACCAACCACTGCACAGACAGGAGAGGAAAACACagttaggatgtgtgtgtgtcagtgttggggttgaggtcaattcTATCTcagttccagtcaattcaggaagtaaaccaaattccaaatgttcctcattgaaaagcattgagaattggaatttcagtgtactatCTGAATTTaatggaattgaaatggaattgaccccaactttggtgtgtgtgagtgagtgtggttTAGAGTAAGAACCATACTCACTGCCCCAGTTAGCGTAGAAGTTACGATTGAGGTCTGTTCCATAGCAGGTACAGcctcctgttcctggagatctggACTTCCTCCACAGTCGAGTCTACAGAGATAAGAACCACTAGTCACTAACTGGAATGATAATACTGTCATCAATAATATTTCTGTTACAATATGTCATCCAAGCCAATAGATGGCGCTCTTGTTACTTGTAAGGTCTACTCATATATTGTACCAGCATGTCTAGGTCTATTGTGAACTATGTACTGTACTGATAACACCTGGCAGAGATGTGACGCAATTAAAGAAACAATTTGTCATATTTCCAGTAGTTTCCCAGAATGTGTCAAAGCTGGTCTGAAGTAGCATTAATCAGTACTTACGCTTTCATTATGCCAAGAGTAGATGTAGCCATCAACGTTTAGGACTGGTGTGATGTAGAAATCCAGATTTTTCATCATCTCATTCACCTTGGTGTCGGTTTTGTACGTTCTCAGGATCTGTTGGTAGAAATCAATGAGGGGGTTTCCATGATTGGTACTCACACCCCTAGACACAGTCCTGACAGAAACAAGGATATGTTTCACtgtaatggacacacacacctctctgacaAAGTACTGGCAGAAAGCAGGAGCGATCCATTCTCTGGCGTGGATCCCACAGTCCATCCAGATAGCCTTCTTCCTCCCAGTAGAACTCAGACCAATCTGCAACGCAACAACCAATAGGAGATAAGTACATCTAAGCTCTATATCTTTCAGTAACTGAGTGGTGGCCATAATCTCCCTTGTTTGTCTCCCAGGAGACATCTATTGTGCTTCTGATACCATACAGAATATTAGGACTAGAGGAACTCCTCTGTAGTCTATAGAGAGGGTCAGGTATGTTCCACCACCCTGGCTTTCTAGGAACTCTGAAGACAgtgaatggagagggagagagagagagagagagagagagagagagagagagagagagagagagagagaggtgaagaaccTTCAGTAAGGTGATGTTCCTCCTCTCATAGGTTTGACCGTAGACCATGGAGGACACAACATCTGGGTTCTCCCTCTTCATCTGCTCCATCCATGCTGTAATCTATAGGGAGAGGTACCAGAGTCTCTATGCAGTGAGGACTCTTtcattctttgtgtgtgtgtgtgtgtgtgtgtgtgtgtgtgtgtgtgtccctcaccTCTGACATGTTGTGGTACCTGGTGTAGTAATTCCTCTCAGTGGTCTCCTCTCTACTCCAAACAGCACTGTACATTGACACACACATACTCTATGCACATCAAACGAATACATCTTGGTTTGGTGGTTATAAATTGGTTGTAAATCAGCTACCGATGTATGAATCTTTAATAAAAATCCTGTTAGTCTGACTTGTTAAGTCATCCTTCATAGGAGACTAACCGTAGTAGAGTTACAGTATCCCTCCCAGACTCACCTGTCCTGGGCTCCATGTCCACTCTGGACAGCCAGAGATAACAGAACCAATCCAACAGAGCCCAGACCCAGCATCATCATCAACAatgtccctctctcctttactAACAGGTCTCACAACTcactgtgtcaaatcaaatcagtcACCTGGGCAGCAGGGAGAGGACTTTATACAAGTCCCCATCTAGATGAAGACACACCTTTACCTTGGTCAGAAGAACCCACTAGTCATAGGTTCTGTTAATGTGTAATCAGGAGTCTAATACAATGGAGGATGGTGGAAATATCacaagagagggtgagggggagagagagagcgagcgagagagagcgagagagagagaggtagggagagggagggagggagagagagaggggagaaggagcgagagttagagagagagagagagagatagagagagaaagagagatagagagagagagagagagagagagagagagagaggggggggggagagagagagagagggagggagagagagagagagagagagagagagcgagagggagggaggggggggtgtaatgtttactgttactttttattgtttatttcagttttgtttagtatctagttcacttgctttggcaatgttaacatatgtttcccatgccaattttgcccttaaattgaaatgtaatttaatttaatttaattgagagagagcgagagagagagagtgatatcctcagtgtacaacgtaaactaccaaataatgcatgcagagcagaattaggcagataattatcaaaatccagaaaatagacATTAAACTCGAcatccacctaaaaggaagcgattcccaaaccttccataacaaagccatcacctacagagaaataagtcctctaagcaagctggtcctggggctctgtttacaaacacaaacagaccccacagagcaccaggacagcaacacaattagacccaaccatatcatgagaaaataaaaaagataattacttgacacattggaaagaattgacAAAATAACAGAGcacactagaatgctatttggccctaaacagagagtacaccgtggcagaatacctgaccactgtgactgacccaaacttaaggaaagctttgactatgtacagactcagtgagcatagccttgctattgagaaaggccgccgtaggcagacatggttctcaagagaagacaggcaacagtatgtgctcactgcccacaaaataaaGTGGAAACTGAGCTTCACTTCCTAACCTCatgccaaatatatgaccatattagagacacatatttccctcagattacacagacccacaaagaattcgaaaacaaatccaaatttgataaactcccatggctattggatgaaatacaaccgtgtgccatcacaacagcaagattggtgacctgttaccacaagaaaggggcaaccagtgaataacgaacaccattgtaaatacaacccatatttatgtttagaAATGGTtctttttgtactttaactattcttgtgagtgtaatgtttattgttcatttttcattgtctatttcacttgctttggcaatgtaaacatatgtttcccatgccaataaaccccttgaattgaattgaattgaattgagggagggagggagggagggagggagggagggagggagggagggagggagggagggagggagggagggagagagagatcaaaggTATTAGCACATAGCTGAGAGAGTGGAAAGCCTGGTTTATTACCTCATCATAATATCCAAATCACTGATGACATCAGAGATACAGGGCCTGTAACCCCGACAACAGCCCAACGAGCTCCCATGTCCTCAGCCTTGGACAGAGAGTCGCAGTGGAACGGTTCATTACTGAATGAATCCGTTTGAATGGTTTTATTCCGGAAATCACCAGCCCACTCCATTACATAACGAGTTATTGCCAGCAGACAATGTTTTGTCCTCACCTGTTCCATTACACCATGGCCTAAACAGTTTGCTGTGTTTTGTAATGGTTTAATGAGTTCTGGTCAGCTTTCAGCTGAACGTTCACAGGAAATCAAGTCCTGGTTTGAGGCAGTGGACAAGACTTCATCCATCACAGGCTAGTGGTATGAAAAAGTCTGGATTTGATTGATGAATTGGATACAGCTAATGTTTGGAATTTGTTCCAGGGTTTATGAGAACGATGTTTAGAATGTTCCATT
This is a stretch of genomic DNA from Oncorhynchus mykiss isolate Arlee chromosome 7, USDA_OmykA_1.1, whole genome shotgun sequence. It encodes these proteins:
- the LOC118936676 gene encoding carboxypeptidase O-like, which codes for MMMLGLGSVGLVLLSLAVQSGHGAQDSAVWSREETTERNYYTRYHNMSEITAWMEQMKRENPDVVSSMVYGQTYERRNITLLKIGLSSTGRKKAIWMDCGIHAREWIAPAFCQYFVREILRTYKTDTKVNEMMKNLDFYITPVLNVDGYIYSWHNESTRLWRKSRSPGTGGCTCYGTDLNRNFYANWGMVGVSTDCCFETYCGTKALSESEAWAVTDMLGKMREDILAFLTIHSYGQLILVPYGHPNISAPNYDELMEVGLGAAKAIKAVHGMDYTVGTSPDVLYANSGSSRDFARLIGIPLSFTFELRDKGEHGFELPEDQIQPTCEEAYAGAQHIITYTHDKAFYSYAATVRATLWTTLLAAWVSSATQP